The following proteins are co-located in the Silene latifolia isolate original U9 population chromosome 1, ASM4854445v1, whole genome shotgun sequence genome:
- the LOC141616879 gene encoding E3 ubiquitin-protein ligase At3g02290-like produces MGSICSCLHVDDDLEDNVCSNCVCLNCFFHMFSSLCREEEVDEGSHPSSNPVSTDDNSLLDVYRSPPRPLPYDADPRYHRLQRDGLLLSSAKAATVVMDYFYSSYEDEDVCPTCLEDYTEENPKIVTKCSHHFHLGCIYEWMERSENCPVCGKTMAFDESH; encoded by the coding sequence ATGGGCTCAATTTGTTCCTGTTTGCACGTAGACGACGATTTAGAAGACAATGTCTGTAGTAACTGTGTTTGTCTTAATTGTTTCTTTCATATGTTTTCTTCATTATGCCGAGAGGAGGAAGTTGATGAAGGTAGTCATCCGTCGAGCAATCCGGTGTCAACTGATGACAACTCTTTACTTGATGTGTACCGCTCTCCTCCGAGGCCCTTGCCTTATGATGCGGATCCTAGATATCATCGTCTGCAGCGAGACGGACTGTTACTTTCATCAGCTAAAGCCGCGACAGTAGTTATGGATTATTTTTATTCGTCGTATGAGGATGAAGATGTTTGTCCAACATGTCTTGAAGACTACACTGAAGAGAACCCAAAGATAGTGACCAAGTGCTCTCATCATTTTCATTTAGGGTGCATCTATGAATGGATGGAGCGAAGTGAGAACTGCCCCGTATGTGGAAAGACGATGGCCTTCGATGAGTCTCATTGA